The genomic interval GTCGTATACCGGCTCGGGTCGCCGGCGGTCGGCGCGGATACCCGCGGCCGGCGCCGCGTCGTCGACTGTACCGGCGGCGAGGTCGGCCGAGCCGGCCGCCGGATTGTGGGGGGCTGTCGTGGTGACGCCGGCCGCTGCCGGCGACGTCGCCTCGCTCGCGACATCGGTCGCGGCCTCTTCGGAGGCATCGGTGGCATCGGCCGCCTGCTTGGCGCCGACCGCTGCGATCGTCGCCTGGATAGAGGAGGCCAGGCCCGACAACGCGCTGACCATTTGCAGCGACTTCGGCCCGCCCAGCTTGCCCAGCCGGCGCAGCGCCAGCTTGGGCTGGGCGACCCCGGTGGCGAAGCCGGCGATCAGGCCGGCGATCACGATACGCGACGGCGTCCAGGCCTCACGCCAACTCGAGCGCAACGCTGCGTGGCGGTCGAGCGTCTGCACCACGCGCCCGTCGACCAGCGCCTCGGCACGTTCGACCCGTGTCTTGAGTCCTTTGAAGTTCATGGCGTCCTCGGTGTCTGCGCTGGCGGCGGGACGTCCTCGTCGTCATCGTCATGCGTGCTCTCGGAGAACATCCCCAGTCGGGTCAGCTGGCGCCGTGTGGCGTGCATGCCAGCATGATCGAAGAACACCGAGACCCGCCAGGCCGCCAGTGCGGTCACCAGCAGACTGATGGCCATCGCAATCGAGATCGAGGCCAGCCACGACAGGCCCCAGGACTGCAGCAACGCAATCGCGGCGCCCATGGCCAGCAACCACGCCGAGGCGCCGAACACCACCGAGACAGCCGACCACGCCAGGGCCCGTCCCAGTGCGCTGCGGGCCAGGGCGAAATCGGCCGACACCAGCCTGCGCAGCGCGCGTCCGGTCGCGAGCCCGGAGCCCAATGTCTCCTTGGCCGCCGCGCGGACGCGGCGGACGCTTTCATCCAGGTTCGGCGCTTCGCCGGGCGCGCGGGTCGCACTGCCGGCCGGCTGCCCCTCGCGCGGGTCTTCCCCGGTCACGCGCTCGGTCATGTCGATCCGCGATTACTTGCTGCGGGCGAGCTTGGCGATGATCCAGCCCGCCGCGAACGCCGTGCCGAAGGCTGCGATGGGACGCTCGCGGATCAGGTCGGCGGCACTGTCGATCAGGTCGCGGCCCTTCTCCATGAGCAGGTCGGCTTGTTCTTTTGCAGCGGCGGTGCCTTCCTCGACTGCGGCCAACCCGGCAGAGGCCGAACCGGCGAGATCGGCCTTGACGCTGGCCTTGCCGAGCTTGAGCTCTTCGCCCGCGACGCCAGCGGCATTCTTCACGGCCGAGGTCGCATCACGCGCCGCCTGCGCCAGGTGGTTGCCGGCTTCGCCGAGGTTGGACTTCACCGTTTCGGTGGAGGTGGGGCTCATCTTCGCTCACTCCTGTGTGGGACGTGCCGTGCGGACGCGCACGGCGCGGATGGGGTCAACGCATGATCACGTTGTAGATGCGTCCGCCGCGTGAAATGCGCATGGCCAGATCGGTCGGCCGGTTGGCCAGCGAATCGCGGAATCCCGCGAGGTCGCGGAACTCGCCACTGTTGGCGGCCAGGATCAGGTCGCCCTCGCGCAGGCCATTGTCGAATGCCCGGCTGCCGGGGGCCACCTTTTCGATCCGCACGCCACCGATTCGGTTGTTCTGGCGACGGACTGCCTCGGGCAGATCGGCCAGTGTCGCGCCGGCCAGGCGCGGGTCGAAGCTCGCGCCGTCGCGGGGCAGGGCGCGCAGGCGGGTGTCGATCTTCAGCGGCTTGCCGTCGCGCAGTACCTCCAGCGTCACCGGCGCATCGAGTGTCTGCAGGCCCTGGAAATTGCGCAGCGCCTCGCTGTTGTCGATGCGCTGTCCGTTGGCGGCGATCACCACATCGCCCGTCCGCAGCCCGGCGTCGGCGGCCGGCGAACCGCCGTAGACGCGCGTGACCACCGCACCGCGGGGCGCCTCCAGGCCCAGGCCTTGCGCGATGCGCGCATCGACGGTCTGGGTGTCGACGCCGAGCGTGCCGCGCTGCACGCTGCCGGTGGTCGCCAGCTGGGTCATCACGTTGCGCGCCAAGCCGATCGGGATCGCGAAGCCCAGGCCGATGTTGCCCGCCATGCTGCCCTGGGTATTGAAGCTGGCGGTGTTGATGCCGACCAACTCGCCGCGCAGGTTGACCAGCGCGCCGCCGGAGTTACCGGGATTGATCGAGGCGTCGGTCTGGATGAAGTTCTGAAAGCCCACGCCCGGCACGTTGCTGCGCTCGACCGCCGAGACGATGCCCGAGGTCACGGTCTGCCCGAATCCGAACGGGTTGCCGACCGCAACGACGAAATCGCCGACCTGCAGGTTGCTGTCCTGGGCCAGCGGGATCGCGGTCAGGCCCGAGGCCTTGACCCGCATCAGCGCCACGTCGGTGTCGACGTCCGAGCCGATGAACTCGGCTTCGAGCGTACGCCCGTCCGACAGCGTCACCGAGACATCGTCTGCACCTTCGATGACGTGGTGGTTGGTGAGCACGTAGCCCTGCGCGGCATCGACGATGACGCCCGAGCCGAGCGATTCGTTGATGCGTTCCTGCGATAGCTCCGGAAACATCCGCCGAAAGAAGGGGTCGTTGCCGAACGGGCTCACCCGCACGCGCTGCTTGGTGTGCACCGACACCACCGAAGGCGTGACCTGGCGCAGCATCGGCGCCAGCGACGGCAGCGGCTGGCCATCGACCGCGGCGGGCAGGGCGACCATCGGCACCGCGGCGCTCCCGGGCGGCGTCGCCGCCGCAGGCTGTTGCAGTGCGTCGCGCATCGCGGTCGCAGCGAAGCCGCCGAACGCGGCGGCGAGGGTCAGGGCGAGAAGCGTGGTCTTGGCTCGCATGGCGGTGGCATCCCCTGTCGGCTTGGCCGTGGCGGAAACGAATCGGATCGGAAATCGAACGTGGTGGCTGCGGCGGCGTTGGTCAAGCGCTCTGCGAGACCTGTGGCGGCCGGCGCCGTCGCAGTGTCGCTGCCTGCGCTTGAATCGGTGTTGAAGTCCGCATTCATGCGGCGGCTGCGCACCCGACGCGACCGGGTGGGGGACCCTGTCCGGCGCACCGGCCAAGCGTTGCCGAAAATGCCCGCCCGCCATCGGCACGCGCGGCTACTCGGGGGTATCGGGTCGCGTTACATTGCGCGGTGCGGGCGACCGGCCCGCACGCACAGGACGAGGGCAGCAGCATGGGCAAGGACAAGGGGAAGACCGCTGGACACGCTGGCGACGTGGTCGCAGTCGTGCGCAAGCGGGTCCGGACGGCCGCCGCATCGGTCGAGACCTCCGCCCGGCACGCCGAGGCGGCCGTGGCGGACGGCGCCCGCACGCTGGGCGATCGGGCCAGCCGCATCGTGGCCAAAGCTGCCGATGCGGTGAGTCGGCGCGTGGCCGCAGCGCGCGAAACGCTGGAGACCGCGCAGTCGGCCGCCGCGGCCGAGATCGCTGCGCTCAAGCGCAAGGGCGCCGGACGGACCGCGGTCGAACGCGCGGCTGCGAAGGCGCGCCCGGCGAAGGCCGCCAAGAAGACGTCTGCGCGTCCGGGCGCCAAGCCTGCGGCGAAGACTGCGGTGGGCAAGGTCGCCAAGAAGGCTGCGAAGAAGGTCGCAAAGAAGACCGCCAAGAAGGCGACGAGGAAGGCGACCAAGAAGACCGTCGGCGCGACGACGACCACGGCGGCGCGTGCCGGCACGGCATCCAAGGCCTCGCGCAAGACGGCCGCCAAAACACGCTAGATGCGGTGCGTCGGTCTTGCCGGACGCCGCGCGGCGTGGCGAAGGCCGCATCGAATGAGGGGCTCGACCGCCATGCCGTGACGGCATGGCGGCGGGCGCTCAGGCGACCGCCTGGCTCAGGTCCGCGATCCGGTAGCCGGCGCCGGTGATCGTGTGCAGCAGTTGGACCGGCTGGTCGCGGTCGATGATCTTGCGCAGGTTGTACAGGTGGCTGCGCAGGGTGTCGGAGTCGGGCAGGCTCAGTCCCCAGATCTCCTGTTCGATCTCCCGGCGGGTCACCACCCGCGGCGCTTCGCGCATCAGGATGGTCAGGATCTTCATCGCGATCGGCGCGAGATTGAGCTCGCGTCCGCCGCGCTGGACGCGCAGCGAGACCGGGTCCAGGCGCAGGTCGCCGACCTCCAGCACCGCAGCCCCGACCTCGCGACGATCGCGGCGGATCAGCGCCCGGATCCGGGCTTCGAGTTCCTTGATGTCGAAGGGCTTGGTCAGGTAGTCGTCCGCGCCGGCCTCCAGGCCCTCGATCTTCTCCTCCAGCGAGTCACGCGCGGTCAGCATCAGGATCGGAGTGGCATTGCGACCGTCGGCGCGCAGGCGGCGACAGACTTCGATGCCGCCCAACCGGGGCAGCATCAGATCCAGCACGATGACGTCGAACGGATTTTCGGAAGCAATGTTGTAGGCGTCCAGGCCGTCGGCGGCATAGTCCACTTCGAACCCCCGGCTTTCCAGATATTCGCCCACAGGTTCGGAAATATTGCGGTTGTCCTCGACCAGAAGGACGAGGCCTCCGGGGCTGTGATGCGCCATCCAACGAACTCCGACTGCAATTAAGGTCGGCGAAGGTCGCATCAGATCGGTGCAGGTCCGGTGAACGCGGCAGCGCCCTGCGCCGGGCGGTCGTGCAGCCTCGTCAGGCGACCGCGGCGGCGGCCGTTTCGGTCCGATCGCGTCCGCCGCGCTTGGCTGCATACATTGCCGAATCGGCGCGGCGCAGCAGGGCTGCGGTGTCCCGGTCCAGCGGGTGCAGGGCGCTGACACCGGCGCTCAGGGTGACCCGAAGGCCGGTGATGCCCAGCGCGGTGCCGATGTCCTGCAGCGAGACGCGGAGCACGTCGATGCGCGTCTGCGCATGCACCGGCTCGGCACCGGGCAGGATGGCCAGAAATTCCTCGCCGCCCATGCGCGCGATGTGGTCGGCGTCGCGGAATGCGTGCCGCAGCGCGCGGGCAACATGGCGCAGGACACGGTCGCCGGTCTCGTGGCCATGGACATCGTTGATGCGCTTGAAATGGTCGACGTCGAGAAAGGCGATCGTCAGCGGTGTGTCGGTAACGCGCGCATCGGCCACGCACTGCTCGAGCCGTTCCAGCGCGGCACGCCGATTGGGCAGGCCGGTCAGCGCATCGGTCTGCGCGAGCATGCGCATCTCGTCGCGCTGGCGCCGCAGCCGGCCCAGCCGCAGCGTCAGGGTCATGCTGCAGGTCAGCGCCAGCCAGGCGCCGGCCAGCATGAAGGCCTCCACCTTCCACAGCGCCAGCCCATCGGGCCAGGCCGCCTGCAGGCCGGCGATCGGCAGGAACGGGATCACGCCGGCCAGCAGCAGCAAGCCATCGCCACGGCGCTGCGTCAGTGCGGCCAGTGCCGTGATCGCGAACGCCAGGCACAGCAGGTAGAAGCCCAGTTCGATCGCCACCGAAAGGGCGGCCACCGCCTGCGTCGGCAGCCAGGGAACCACGGCGGCCATCGCAATCAGGCCGCGCGCGCCCCAAGTGGTGGCCCGATCGAGCCGGGGGCGTCGCCGCCGCAGCCCGGACTGGCGCAGCAAAGCGCTGGCGGTCAGGCCGGCCATGCCCAGCCCCAGCGCGACCAGGACCGGGACCGCAGCGCCGGCTACCGGAAGCCAGGGGCGGGGCCAGGCCCACAGCCCGGACAGCAACGCCTGCCACAGCGCGAACAGCGATGCGGCCATCGCGTAATTGGCGAATGCGCGCTCACGGGTGGCGAAGAACGCCAGCAGCGCCGAGACCAGCAGCGTCAGCACCACCGTGATCGAGGCGATGCGGACCGCGAAGCGTGCAATGTCGGCCCGCTGGATCGGCGCAGGTTGGCCCAGCTGGACGATCGGGCGCCACAGGGGCAGCGCGTTGTCGTCGAAGCCGACTTCGATCGGCGCGGTGTCGCCCGCCTCGGGCACGATCACCGCGCCGACCCCGGCGCGGAACCGCGAATCCAAGGTCCGGGCATCCTCGGGCGAACCGCAGCGCAGGCGCGTGCCGTGCTGGATGTCGACCGAGCCGGCGAAGGTGTTCATCACCACCACGGCCTGTGGCGCACCGGACCAGCCGCCCTCGGGCGCAGGCAGGCGCAGTGCGACATGCGGACCGGTGTGGGCATGGTCGCAGGCCTGCGAGGCCTCGACTGCCGTCGTCGGCAGACCCGTGACCACCGGCGCATCGTGATGCCAGCCGACGCAGGCCGCCAGCGACAGCACGCCTGCACAGATCGTCAGCAGCCCCGCCTTGCGCATCCCCGATCCCGTCTTCATGCCCGCTTCGCTCACCGCTTCGCGTCGAAGCAGTCCCTGCGCCTTCCCAAGGAAGGGACGACATGGTACGGGATGGGCGTGATCGACCGTCGTCCGGGGTGGCGTACCCTGTCGCGCCCTGCCGGAGCCCTTAGATGGGTGCGCGTGCCATCGTCCACCTCCTGCTCCACGCCGCGGTGCCGGCGCTGCTGGCCTGGCTGTTCTGGCGCGAGCGGTTCCTGCACGCCTGGGGTCTGCTGCTGCTCGGCTGGCTGATCGATCTCGACCATCTGCTGGCCGACCCGGTGTACCAGCCCGATCGTTGCAGCATCGGCTTCCATCCGCTGCACACCGCGCCGGCGGTCGCGCTCTACGGCGCCATGGTGGTGCCGCGTCGCACGCGGCTGCTGGCGATCGGCCTGCTGGTGCACATCGCGCTGGATGCGATCGACTGCCTGTGGATGCGTCACGGCTGACCGGCATCGGGTCGCGGCCAGCGGCGATTCAACGAAACACTGGTAGCGTGGGCCGTCGCCCTCGGGTGTAACGGGACCTGCGCCATGCGCACTTCGATGCTGACCTGGCTGCTTGCGGCCGCACTGGCGCCGCCGTTGGCTCTCGCCAGCGATGGACGCGCCGATCTGCGCCTGCCCGAGACGCCGATGTTCACCGGCGAGGCTGCATTCGGCGAGGGCGAGTACACCGGCCCGCGCACCGCGACGCCCGCCTGGCGTCAGCGCCACGACGACGCCCTGGTGCGGCGTGGCGGCTGCCCGACTGCGCCCGACGGCCAGGAACGCGCGATCACCGGCAGCGTCAGCACCGGCATCGGCCATTCCTCGCGTGGCGGCACCAGCCACTGGAACGCCGCCGATCTGAATCTGTGCCGCGAGCGCGAAGGCGAGGCCGGCGGCACCGTGAACCTCAATCTGCGCGTGGCGCGCTCCGACGGTCCGGTCGGCTACCGCGGCCTGGGCCTGCTGCCCGGCGATGGGATGTACGACGCGTTCGATACGCCGTTCGGGCCGACCTGGCGCGACATCCACGACCCGTGGCCGGCCGGGCGTCCGCGCTCGGGCTCATGGACCGAGGGGCGTCGGCCCTGGCGCTGAGCGCGCCGCGCTCGACCCCGCGTCGCATTGCATCGCGCTCACATCCGCCTGCCTACATTGGCTTGGCGCCATCCGGCGCGATGCAGCGAAGTGGAGGCGAAACGATGACGATGAAGATTCCCCAGGGCGCGATGATCGTGGTGGCCAACGGGGGCGCGGCGCGCGTGTTCACCAATGTCGGGCAAGCGGGCGCGCTGACGCTGCGCCAGGAAGCGCTGCTGGAGGGCATGAACCTCGACGACGACGGCCCGGCCGGCGCGATGCCTGCCGAATCGAGCGCATCGCAACTCGACGAGGCCACGTTCGCCAAGCAGTTGGCGCTGGGGCTCAACGAAGGCGCCTTGAAGAACAAGTTCACCGACCTGGTGCTGATCGCCGACCCGAATACGCTGGGGCGGGTCCGGCCGTTGTTGCACAAGGAAACCACCCAGCGCCTGGTCGCGGATCTGGCCAAGGACTATACGAACCTGCCGCTCGACGCGATCGAGCGTGCATTGTCTTAAGTAAGTCGGAGCGGCTGACCATGACCTGGACCGCACGCTATTCCGCCGACGCGCCCACGCGCGACGACATCGACGCCACGACAGGCGTGCTCGCGCTCGAGTTCGGGGCGAACTGGTGCGGCCACTGCCAGGCGGCCCAGCCGCTGCTGCGCACCGCGATCGAGGCGCGCCAGGATCTCACCCACATCAAGGTCGAAGACGGCAAGGGCCGGCCGCTGGGCCGCAGCTTCGGCGTCAAGCTGTGGCCCACCCTGGTCGTGCTGCGCAACGGGGTCGAGGTCGCGCGGGTCACGCGCCCCCGTTCGGTCGCGGACGTGGAAGCAGCGCTCGCCGCATCCGACTGAGCCGAGCGCTCAGCGTGGCGCCCGCTTGCGGGGAAGCGACCGGACCCGAGAGACATGCGGATGCTCGGGCACCGTCCAGCGCCAGGGGCGGTCGGCGGCGCGGCGGATGCCGATTCGCGGCGTGGCGAGGGGGGCATCGGGCGGTGGCGTGCCGTCGTCGCCAATCCACAGACGCGACCGGATGCAGGTCAGGTCCAGGCCGCGATCGTCCGCTGAGACCCCGAAGGCCTGAGCGAGCCGCCCCGGCCCCGAGGCGAGTAGGCGTGGGTCGGGGGTGCCGCGTGCGGACGCCATCTCGGGTAGGCCGAGCAACGGCTCGGCCGCGCGCAGCAGGACACCATGACCGCAGCGCTCGCCACAGACGGCGTTGACCGCCCAGTGGATGCCATAGATGAAGTACACATACAGATGGCCGGGTGGTCCGAACATCGCCCGGTTGCGCGGCGTCGGGCCGCGGAACGAATGGGCCGCCTCGTCCTCGGCGCCGCAGTAGGCCTCGACCTCGACGATGCGGGCCTGGCGGCCATCACGGGCCACCAGGCGCTTGTTGAGCAAGTCGGGTGCAACGCTGCGGGCGTCGCGCGCGTAGAACGATCGGGGCAGGGGACGCATGGGGCGAGCTTGCCGCTGCCGGCATCGCCGGCGCGCGAAGCCGGCTGGTCAGCCCTCTGACGGCTGCACTGAAGTGACGCGCAGGCGCAGGACGCCGCCGGGCGTCGGCCAGTCGATGCACTGTCCGATCGACAGGCCGAGCAACGCGGCGCCGACCGGTGCGAGCACCGAGACGTGGCCCTTGGCGACATCGGCTTCCTGGGGATAGACCAGGGTAAGGTGGCGCGGGGCACCGTCGGCGTCCTCGCACTCGACGATCGTGTGCATGCGCACGACATCGGGGGGCATGGCATCGGGCGGCAGCACCTCGGCGCGGTCGAGCTCGCGCTGGAGCAGTTCGGCCGTGGGGTGGTTGCGCAACGCAGGCGATTGCAGCATGGCTTCGAGCCGCGCCAGGTCGATGCTGGACACGGTGATTGCGGGCGTAGCGCCGGCATCGGACGGCGGCAGGCCGCTGCGGGGAAGCGTGGACATCAGGTTCTCCATGAAGAAAGGCCGGCAACGGTCGCGCCGGCGAGACACAGACGAAAGGCGACGCCCTCGCGTCGCCCCGAGGTCGATTGTGCCCCGCCGCGCCCGCGCTGGCGATCCCACCGGTCGCGGCGGCGTGCTCCCGTTGGCGTTCGTGCAGATAGTGCAGCCCATCACCGGGCTGCACACCAAACCCTCATCGGGTGGCGTTCATGATGCCTTGTCGCCGGTACACCCGGTTGTCGCTTTTCATTGACCGAAGGCCGCCATGACCCCGATCCGCTATCTGCTGCGCCACTGCGCGGCTTCGCTCGACTGGACCCTGCTCGACGCCGGCTCCGGACGGACGCTCTCGCACCACCCCACGCGCGATGCCGCGTTCCGGCAGCTGGCGGGCGACGCCTCGGTGCTGCTGTGCGGCGCCATCGTGCGCGTCCACAGCGTGGACGGCGGCTTCGAAGGCGAGCGCGAGGTCGCGGCAATCGCGCCGACGTCGCCACCGCCCCGGCGCGCGCCCGAGGCCCGTCGGCAGCCGCCGGCGCCTGCGATGGCGTGACGCGTCACCCTCCGCAGGGCGGTGCGGCCCAGGATCGCCTCAGGCCGGTCGCGGTGGATCCTGCGGACGGGTGGGCGACGGTGGATCGCGCTGCGGCTGCGGGTCCCGTTCGGGATCGCCGGGCGTCGGCACAGGCGGGTCGATCGGCCGGTCGGGCATCGGGTCGTGCATCGGATGCGGCGCCGAGCCGGGCACGTCGCCATCGGGCATCGGGGCCTCCTGCGGATCTGGGGTGCGCTGCATGTCGTCATCCTCTTTGGAGAGCGCACGACCCTGGCCCGCAGCGCGGGGGCAGCACGTGAAGACCGGCGCGGTCGCTTCACGCGTCCCTGGAGAGAATGCACGCATGTCCAGTCGACAGCTTGCGCCGATGGCGCCCGGTCCGAGCGATGCGTAGGTTCGTGCAGGCCTTCGGCAATGCGCCATGGCCGCCGCCGCTGCCCCGCGACGTCGGCGAGACGTTGTCGGCCACCCCGCCGCGCTACAACATCGGCAAACGGCGCCCGGCGGCGGTGATCTTCGATCGCGGCGACGGCCCGGTCGTCGAGGACTTCGACTGGGGCCTGGTGCCGCGCTGGTCGCCATTGCCCGAAACGCCCTACACCACGGTGACCGCGCGGCTGGCGCGAGCCCCGCGCAGCCGGATCTTCCGCCGGCCCTGGGAGACCCGCCGCTGCGCGGTGCCGATGAACGGCTACTACAAATGGGACCGCAGCGGCGAGATGCCGGTGCCGTACTTCATTCAGGCGCAGGACGGCGAGCCGCTGTTCGCTGCCGGACTGTGGGACCACTGGGACAAGGACACCCCCGAGCTGTACACGTTCGCGGTGCTGACCCATCCCAACCCGGCGATCCCGGCGCCGCTTGTGCCCGACGGTCCGGTGTTCATGCCGGCCGCGGCGATCGGTAACTGGCTGACCGGCCCGCCGACGCTGCGCTTATTGGACACGATGCCGCAGCCAATGCTGGAGGCCTATCCGGTCTCGCGGCGCATCCGCAGCCCCGATGTCGACGATTACACGCTGCTCGAGCCCGCGCCGCACGAGCGCCACGACGACGAGACCGACGGCGACTGGCTCGCGCATGCCTTCGACGACGACGACTGACGCCATTCGCGGTGTTGGCGGTGGCGCGGATCAGAAGCGCTTCCCGGTCACCGGGTCGCGACGCGGGTCGGGCACGGCGTGCATGCGCTCGAGCGTCTTCGCATCCGGCGCGCTGCGCTGGATGTCCCAGTCCTGGCCGCGGGGGTAGGCGCCAACGACGCAGAACGCCGCGTCGGCCCGCACGCAGCAATGCCCCGTGCCGACCGGCAGCAGCAGCGCATCGCCCGCGGCGACCTCGACGATGCTGCCATCGGGGCCGCCCAGCATCAGCGCCGCGGTCCCGGCGGCCACGCCGAGCACTTCGTGGGCGCTCGAATGGAAGTGGTGGTAGTCGTAGACCCCGCCGCGCCAGTCGGCGGGCCAGCCATTGGCAGAGAAGCGGGTCTCGAAGGCCGCAGCGTCGAAGGGCGCATCAGTCGCCATGCGCAGGCCTCGGTAGATCCGCACCGGAAGCCGGGGGTTGTTCGGCATCCAGTCGTTGCGACTCAGGGTCAGGTGTTCCTCATGCATGGGGCGGGGACAGCGGGTGGGGGCCCGCACCATAGGTCGGCTCCCGTCGAAGCGCCGCGACGACGGTACGCGCCGTTACCCCGGCAACGCGACGTGCAAGGGCACGGCGTGGTCCCAGCGCGCGCGTCCACCGAGCGCTGCCAGTTCGACCAGCACCGCAGCCCCGAGGACCTCGGCGCCCTGCGCCCGCGCCAAGGCGTAGGCCGCACGCAGCGTGCCGCCGGTCGCCAGCACATCGTCGACCAGCACCACGCGCGCGCCGGGCGGCAACGCGTCGGCATGCATCTCCAGTCGGTCCTTGCCGTATTCGAGCGCGTAATCGTGGTGCAGCACGCGCGCGGGCAGCTTGCCCGGCTTGCGCACCGGCACGAAGCCAGTGCCCAGCGCCTGCGCGAGTGCGGCGGCGAAGATGAAACCGCGCGATTCGATGCCCACAAACGCGGTCGGCGGCGTGTCGCGCCACGGCGCGGCCATCGCCTCGATCGCGGCGGCGAACGCGGCGCCCTCGGCCAGCACCGGGGTGATGTCCTTGAAGACGATGCCGGGCTTTGGAAAATCGGGAATCTCGCGGATCAGGGTCGACCAGTGCGGCATCGAAGGGGCTCGAGCAAGGGGTGGGGATGATCACCGCAATCGTGCCGCCGACACAATGTTCACCGGGCCGGGCGTATTGGCCGGAGTTTCCTGCCGGAGCCCGTATGCCCGTCCAAGGTCCCTCGCTCGCCGTCTGCGGTCTCGTCCTGGCCGCCGTGCTGTCCGCCGTGCCCGCGCAGGCGCGCACGGTCTGGCGCTGCGTACGCGACGGCACGGTGAGCCTGTCGACGGCGCCCGAGCCCGGATCGAAGTGCGAGGCCCGCCAGATCGCCGACGATGCGGTGCAGACGCCGAACCTGTGGGGCGCGATGGGGGTGTTCAGCGGTGTGCTCTATGAGCGCGAGCAGGACGGGCAACGGGTCTACGGCACGCGTCGGTTGCCGGGCGCGCGCGAGTACCTGCGCTTCACCGCCCACACGCCACCGGGCGAGCCCGCGCACGAGGGCCTGGGCGCGGTGGGAGCGCCCAGGCTGCAGCCGCATTCGGCGGTGTTCGCGTCGGCTGCGAAGGCCTACGGATTGGACGAGGCCTGGCTGCGCGCGATCGCGCATGCCGAGAGCGGCTTCGACGCCGACGCGGTGTCGCCCAAGGGCGCGCGCGGGGTGATGCAGCTGATGCCGGACGTGATCGCGGACTATGGCGTCGCCGATCCGCACGCGCCCACCGAATCGATCCGCGCCGGCGCGCGCCATCTGCGCGCCTTGCTGCGCCGTTACGACGGCGACCGCACGCTGGCGCTGGCCGCCTACAACGCTGGGATCGGCGCGGTGACGCGTTATGGCGGCGTGCCGCCTTACGCCGAGACGCAGGCCTACATCGCGAAAGTGCAGGCGTTGTACGTGCGCTATCGGGCGGCGATGGGCCACCCGATCGAGCGGCCGGCGCTCTGACCGGCCGCCGCAGGCCGCGGTGACGCGATCTGTGGATGCGTGAAGGGCGTCGCGTCTTCGGCGACGCCGCCGCGCTCACCCTTCGCGCGGCGCCAGTCGGATCAGTCGGCCGTCCTTGCCATCCTCGATGACCCACAACGCGCCGTCGGGGCCCTGTTCGACGCCGCGGATACGCGCGCGCATCGCGAAGCGCTCGGCCTCGCGCGCGCTGTCGCCGTCGATCTCCACGCGCACCAGGGTCTGGCCCGACAGGCCGCCGATGAAGGCGTTGCCGGTCCATGCCGGGAACAGCGTGCCCGAATAGAACATCAGGCTCGAGGGCGAAATCACCGGCGTCCAGGTGATCGCCGGCTTCTCGAACTCCGGGCGGGTGTCGTGGTCGGGGATCGGCCGTCCGTCGTAGTGGTTGCCGTTGGAGACGATCGGATAGCCGTAGTTCGCGCCGCGCTTGACCAGGTTCAGTTCGTCGCCGCCGGCCGGGCCCATCTCGCTGTTCCACAGCCGGCCCTGCGCATCGAACGCGATGCCCAGCGGATTGCGATGGCCGAGCGACCAGACCTGCGC from Luteimonas sp. S4-F44 carries:
- a CDS encoding Do family serine endopeptidase — encoded protein: MRAKTTLLALTLAAAFGGFAATAMRDALQQPAAATPPGSAAVPMVALPAAVDGQPLPSLAPMLRQVTPSVVSVHTKQRVRVSPFGNDPFFRRMFPELSQERINESLGSGVIVDAAQGYVLTNHHVIEGADDVSVTLSDGRTLEAEFIGSDVDTDVALMRVKASGLTAIPLAQDSNLQVGDFVVAVGNPFGFGQTVTSGIVSAVERSNVPGVGFQNFIQTDASINPGNSGGALVNLRGELVGINTASFNTQGSMAGNIGLGFAIPIGLARNVMTQLATTGSVQRGTLGVDTQTVDARIAQGLGLEAPRGAVVTRVYGGSPAADAGLRTGDVVIAANGQRIDNSEALRNFQGLQTLDAPVTLEVLRDGKPLKIDTRLRALPRDGASFDPRLAGATLADLPEAVRRQNNRIGGVRIEKVAPGSRAFDNGLREGDLILAANSGEFRDLAGFRDSLANRPTDLAMRISRGGRIYNVIMR
- a CDS encoding GGDEF domain-containing protein, with protein sequence MKTGSGMRKAGLLTICAGVLSLAACVGWHHDAPVVTGLPTTAVEASQACDHAHTGPHVALRLPAPEGGWSGAPQAVVVMNTFAGSVDIQHGTRLRCGSPEDARTLDSRFRAGVGAVIVPEAGDTAPIEVGFDDNALPLWRPIVQLGQPAPIQRADIARFAVRIASITVVLTLLVSALLAFFATRERAFANYAMAASLFALWQALLSGLWAWPRPWLPVAGAAVPVLVALGLGMAGLTASALLRQSGLRRRRPRLDRATTWGARGLIAMAAVVPWLPTQAVAALSVAIELGFYLLCLAFAITALAALTQRRGDGLLLLAGVIPFLPIAGLQAAWPDGLALWKVEAFMLAGAWLALTCSMTLTLRLGRLRRQRDEMRMLAQTDALTGLPNRRAALERLEQCVADARVTDTPLTIAFLDVDHFKRINDVHGHETGDRVLRHVARALRHAFRDADHIARMGGEEFLAILPGAEPVHAQTRIDVLRVSLQDIGTALGITGLRVTLSAGVSALHPLDRDTAALLRRADSAMYAAKRGGRDRTETAAAAVA
- a CDS encoding protein sip-5; the protein is MNFKGLKTRVERAEALVDGRVVQTLDRHAALRSSWREAWTPSRIVIAGLIAGFATGVAQPKLALRRLGKLGGPKSLQMVSALSGLASSIQATIAAVGAKQAADATDASEEAATDVASEATSPAAAGVTTTAPHNPAAGSADLAAGTVDDAAPAAGIRADRRRPEPVYDAQPRPAEAATEMSESGR
- a CDS encoding phage holin family protein, whose product is MTERVTGEDPREGQPAGSATRAPGEAPNLDESVRRVRAAAKETLGSGLATGRALRRLVSADFALARSALGRALAWSAVSVVFGASAWLLAMGAAIALLQSWGLSWLASISIAMAISLLVTALAAWRVSVFFDHAGMHATRRQLTRLGMFSESTHDDDDEDVPPPAQTPRTP
- a CDS encoding host attachment family protein encodes the protein MTMKIPQGAMIVVANGGAARVFTNVGQAGALTLRQEALLEGMNLDDDGPAGAMPAESSASQLDEATFAKQLALGLNEGALKNKFTDLVLIADPNTLGRVRPLLHKETTQRLVADLAKDYTNLPLDAIERALS
- a CDS encoding thioredoxin family protein; this translates as MTWTARYSADAPTRDDIDATTGVLALEFGANWCGHCQAAQPLLRTAIEARQDLTHIKVEDGKGRPLGRSFGVKLWPTLVVLRNGVEVARVTRPRSVADVEAALAASD
- a CDS encoding DUF6122 family protein — translated: MGARAIVHLLLHAAVPALLAWLFWRERFLHAWGLLLLGWLIDLDHLLADPVYQPDRCSIGFHPLHTAPAVALYGAMVVPRRTRLLAIGLLVHIALDAIDCLWMRHG
- a CDS encoding response regulator transcription factor; the protein is MAHHSPGGLVLLVEDNRNISEPVGEYLESRGFEVDYAADGLDAYNIASENPFDVIVLDLMLPRLGGIEVCRRLRADGRNATPILMLTARDSLEEKIEGLEAGADDYLTKPFDIKELEARIRALIRRDRREVGAAVLEVGDLRLDPVSLRVQRGGRELNLAPIAMKILTILMREAPRVVTRREIEQEIWGLSLPDSDTLRSHLYNLRKIIDRDQPVQLLHTITGAGYRIADLSQAVA